One window of Triticum dicoccoides isolate Atlit2015 ecotype Zavitan chromosome 5A, WEW_v2.0, whole genome shotgun sequence genomic DNA carries:
- the LOC119302930 gene encoding protein SUPPRESSOR OF FRI 4-like, protein MGKKKKRVEKVFCYYCDREFDDEKILVQHQKAKHFKCHVCHKKLSTAGGMAIHVLQVHKESVTKVPNAKPERDSTEIEIFGMQGIPSDVLAAHYGEEEEPSKVAKVEVPTIRPPIMPNYPLGMPFPPRPYGAARPMYNPAMMVRPPIWPLQQPQPWFAQQPPVSVPPMIAGQAPQQPLFPIQNMPNPMMTSAPANLLQTSYPMATTGVPSPVAPQASQPLFPVNTTGNGAANSSFSSSISPATIAANSPASVGTAGYGYVANNHGTGGPAVGHPPAPATNSKTSATQPATSEVYLVWDDEAMSMEERRLALPMYQVHDETSQMSSVDAAFDRRISDITFSRQST, encoded by the exons atggggaagaagaagaagcgggtggAGAAGGTGTTCTGCTACTACTGCGACCGGGAGTTCGACGACGAGAAGATCCTGGTGCAGCACCAGAAGGCCAAGCACTTCAAGTGCCACGTCTGCCACAAGAAGCTCTCCACCGCCGGCGGCATGGCCATCCACGTCCTCCAGGTCCACAAGGAGTCCGTCACCAA GGTTCCGAATGCCAAGCCCGAGAGGGATTCCACCGAGATCGAGATCTTCGGCATGCAGGGGATCCCCTCAGACGTGCTCGCCGCCCACTATGGGGAAG AGGAAGAACCTTCAAAGGTGGCCAAAGTAGAAGTGCCGACAATAAGACCTCCTATTATGCCTAATTATCCGCTAGGCATGCCTTTTCCTCCTCGGCCTTATGGTGCAGCCCGCCCTAT GTATAATCCTGCAATGATGGTCCGACCTCCGATTTGGCCTCTTCAGCAGCCGCAACCTTGGTTTGCTCAACAACCACCGGTTTCAGTTCCCCCAATGATTGCTGGGCAAGCACCACAGCAACCACTATTTCCCATTCAAAACATGCCCAATCCTATGATGACATCAGCACCTGCTAATTTACTTCAGACATCATACCCTATGGCCACCACAGGGGTTCCTTCACCTGTTGCCCCTCAGGCTTCCCAGCCTTTGTTTCCTGTTAACACCACTGGCAATGGAGCAGCAAATTCCTCATTCAGCTCGTCAATTTCACCTGCAACTATTGCAGCAAATTCTCCAGCATCAGTTGGTACTGCAGGATATGGCTATGTTGCTAATAACCATG GTACAGGAGGGCCAGCAGTTGGACATCCACCTGCACCTGCCACTAATAGTAAAACGTCTGCTACTCAACCAGCTACGAGCGAGGTCTATCTGGTGTGGGATGATGAAGCAATGTCAATG GAGGAAAGAAGGTTGGCTCTGCCCATGTACCAGGTGCATGATGAAACTAGCCAG ATGAGCTCGGTTGATGCAGCGTTCGATCGAAGAATATCAGATATTACATTTTCTAGACAATCGACATAA